One segment of Danaus plexippus chromosome 10, MEX_DaPlex, whole genome shotgun sequence DNA contains the following:
- the LOC116766674 gene encoding 2-oxoisovalerate dehydrogenase subunit beta, mitochondrial, translating to MSFLAQKLFSFGGAIKNVNKNSIRLSSHFIYHPDNEKPIEGETKKMNMMQAINNAMDITLKNDPTAVLFGEDVGFGGVFRCALGLQEKYGKDRVFNTPLCEQGIAGFGIGLATAGATAIAEIQFADYIFPAFDQLVNEAAKARYRSGGQFDCGALTVRAPCGAVGHGGLYHSQSPEAFFAHAAGLKVIVPRGPIAAKGLLLACIQERDPCIFLEPKILYRSANEEVPIDSYTLPIGKAQVLREGNQVTLIAWGTQVHVLLEVAKLAKEQFDVSCEVIDLMSIQPWDEVTVCDSVKKTGRCLIAHEAPLTCGFGAELAATIQEECFLHLEAPISRVTGWDAPFPHVFEPFYLPDRWRCLEAIKQLVQY from the exons ATGAGTTTCTTAGCTCAAAAACTTTTCAGTTTCGGTGGtgctattaaaaatgtaaacaaaaattctaTTAGACTTTCTTCTCATTTCATATATCATCCAGATAATGAAAAACCCATTGAAG GAGAAACAAAAAAGATGAACATGATGCAAGCTATAAACAATGCAATGGACATCACACTCAAAAACGATCCAACGGCTGTTTTATTCGGAGAAGATGTCGGCTTCGGAGGTGTTTTTAGATGTGCCTTGGGATTACAG gaaAAGTATGGCAAAGACAGAGTATTTAACACACCATTGTGTGAGCAGGGTATTGCAGGGTTTGGTATTGGATTGGCGACGGCTGGTGCTACTGCCATAGCTGAAATACAGTTTGCAGACTATATATTCCCAGCCTTTGATCag CTTGTAAATGAAGCAGCTAAGGCTCGATACAGATCGGGCGGTCAGTTTGACTGCGGCGCGTTGACGGTTCGCGCCCCGTGTGGTGCCGTGGGCCACGGAGGGTTGTACCACTCACAGAGCCCTGAGGCATTCTTCGCTCATGCAGCTGGGCTAAAG GTGATAGTACCAAGAGGTCCAATTGCTGCGAAAGGTCTTTTATTAGCGTGCATCCAAGAAAGGGACCCCTGTATTTTCTTGgaaccaaaaattttatacagatcTGCCAATGAAGAAGTCCCTATTGATAGTTATACTTTACCCATCGGAAAGGCTCAAGTTTTAAGGGaag GTAATCAAGTCACTTTAATAGCGTGGGGTACACAAGTACACGTTTTACTGGAAGTTGCTAAACTAGCAAAGGAGCAGTTTGACGTTAGTTGTGAGGTTATAGATCTCATGTCAATACAGCCGTGGGACGAAGTGACTGTCTGTGAT tcaGTGAAAAAAACCGGAAGATGTCTAATAGCGCATGAAGCTCCACTCACTTGCGGTTTCGGCGCTGAATTGGCAGCCACTATTCAG GAGGAATGCTTTCTTCACCTGGAGGCACCTATATCACGTGTAACAGGCTGGGATGCGCCCTTCCCTCATGTGTTCGAACCCTTCTACTTACCAGACCGTTGGCGATGTCTAGAAGCCATCAAACAATTGGTGCAGTACTAG
- the LOC116766672 gene encoding inner nuclear membrane protein Man1-like, giving the protein MADQVDTMSDAELRTKLAEHGFPIMPITASTRKLLVKKLKMVLDNKTKPRNSVDKVESRRSLARYSSGEESDLDSSNISKEKRSRRVTTGGAMLPPVTNKSRRIPLKRDSPIKRDIDKGSESEDEKSPVRTHEEVETVTTRRVTRTYAANDQDDYETGSDSDVDGEKKTSSPLRSSSRSSDYISSTLPSNDPSPSPPRSSLFSRPTLSNTNFSSSLSSSDHLNSIRSRLGLTSSLADRPSGSSFTSNYTSSAFQPSTSTIDEVESPYLSNFTRRLSSLKAEPPKPSTFLDRDTTNGSPLIPRRSFISGVPRSEIIDYKASYDKKFLKNNLVSLALVALVSLFFFCLVFMYIVKKNDITSVVDDQDSVIPICQLDLLRNRPGINCVPREQVSYAKQLLEIIHPKLTERAAEYKCGKSGAVPYLTEREIIDLARPRVDINQCRTDLNNLEVLLVTNPRWGFNVVQTENLYSTDVIYLPLTNVDMLVQQRNKGGLALALSDPSTPISCLFVNTLYSAGTTIAIIGILSVLLLGLQRFYKYYIHCQKKKSEEIYSMVEQIIDVISQETEDSGEPYISVDHVRDTLISPPNREKMSSVWDAAVKFIQKNESRVRMEVQSVDGEDCRVWRWIASHNSPKRSTSWQGQAFVTQEGSVNNLTVSPTPCLKIRNMFDKNDTNPNLRTVIQDVILEKCERSNILHIDIESASCCVYVKCATPADAGIVYKNLHGWWYEGRLITVKYLRLERYMQRFPGSPSSGFYLKPSRLRRTWDE; this is encoded by the coding sequence ATGGCCGATCAAGTAGATACCATGTCAGACGCGGAGCTCCGCACAAAACTAGCCGAGCATGGGTTTCCAATTATGCCTATAACAGCTTCTACCAGAAAATTGTTGGTAAAAAAGCTCAAAATGGTACTAGACAACAAAACCAAACCTCGCAATAGCGTAGACAAAGTAGAGAGTCGACGGTCTCTTGCGCGGTATTCAAGCGGTGAAGAATCTGATTTGGATTCCTCTAACATATCGAAAGAAAAACGTAGTCGTCGTGTAACTACTGGAGGTGCTATGTTGCCGCCAGTGACAAACAAGTCGAGACGAATTCCATTAAAGAGGGATTCACCAATAAAACGAGACATTGATAAGGGATCTGAATCTGAGGATGAAAAGTCCCCTGTCCGAACACATGAAGAGGTGGAAACCGTAACAACACGTCGTGTTACTCGTACATACGCAGCTAATGACCAAGACGACTATGAAACAGGTTCTGATAGTGATGTTGATGGTGAAAAGAAGACTTCAAGTCCACTAAGAAGTAGCTCAAGGTCTAGTGACTACATCTCCAGTACTTTGCCCAGTAATGACCCCTCTCCGAGCCCTCCAAGGTCATCTTTATTCTCTCGTCCAACATTATCTAATACAAACTTCTCATCTTCACTGTCATCTTCTGATCATCTTAATTCTATAAGATCTCGACTTGGGCTGACATCATCCTTAGCAGACCGCCCTTCAGGCAGTTCTTTTACATCTAATTACACAAGCAGTGCTTTTCAACCTTCAACTTCTACTATAGATGAAGTAGAATCTccttatttaagtaatttcacACGACGTCTATCATCTCTCAAAGCTGAGCCTCCGAAACCAAGCACTTTTTTGGACAGAGACACTACTAATGGTAGTCCACTGATTCCTCGCAGATCATTTATTTCTGGTGTGCCTAGATCTGaaattatagattataaagCCTCCTatgataaaaagtttttgaaaaacaACCTAGTGTCACTTGCCCTTGTAGCCCTTGtctcacttttttttttttgtctagtTTTCATGTACATAGTAAAAAAGAATGACATTACCTCAGTTGTAGACGACCAAGACAGTGTTATACCTATATGTCAATTAGATCTTCTGCGAAACAGACCGGGCATTAATTGTGTGCCTAGAGAACAAGTGAGTTATGCCAAACAACTTTTAGAAATTATCCATCCAAAACTAACGGAACGCGCTGCTGAATACAAATGTGGTAAGTCTGGGGCCGTGCCATATTTAACTGAGAGAGAAATTATAGACTTGGCTAGGCCTCGAGTTGATATCAACCAGTGTCGCACAGATCTAAATAATCTAGAGGTTCTACTTGTTACCAATCCTAGATGGGGTTTCAATGTTGTGCaaactgaaaatttatattctacaGATGTTATATACTTACCTCTCACAAATGTTGATATGCTTGTGCAACAAAGGAATAAAGGCGGTTTAGCTTTGGCCCTATCTGATCCATCAACACCCATATCATGTCTCTTTGTCAATACCCTTTACTCCGCCGGCACAACTATTGCCATTATTGGAATATTGTCTGTGTTGTTGTTAGGTTTACAaagattttacaaatattatatacattgtcAGAAGAAAAAGAGCGAAGAAATTTATTCTATGGTCGAACAGATTATAGATGTGATCTCTCAAGAGACTGAAGACAGCGGGGAACCGTACATATCCGTCGATCATGTCAGAGATACCCTTATATCACCTCCGAATAGAGAAAAAATGTCATCTGTTTGGGATGCTGCTGTGAAGTTTATACAGAAAAACGAGAGTCGAGTCAGAATGGAGGTGCAGTCTGTGGATGGAGAGGATTGTAGGGTATGGAGATGGATTGCATCACATAACAGTCCCAAACGCAGTACTTCATGGCAAGGACAAGCGTTTGTTACTCAGGAAGGCTCCGTTAACAATCTCACTGTATCTCCAACGCCATGTCTAAAAATTCGCAACATGTTTGACAAAAATGACACAAACCCAAATCTAAGAACCGTTATTCAGGATGTTATTCTAGAGAAATGCGAACGGAGcaatattttgcatattgACATAGAGAGTGCTTCCTGCTGCGTGTATGTGAAATGCGCTACGCCAGCTGACGCAGGCATAGTCTACAAGAACTTGCACGGTTGGTGGTATGAAGGTAGGCTTATAACAGTTAAATATCTACGTTTAGAACGTTACATGCAGAGGTTTCCCGGCTCCCCGTCATCAGGATTCTATTTAAAACCATCTCGCCTTCGAAGAACCTGGGACGAATGA
- the LOC116766959 gene encoding U-scoloptoxin(05)-Cw1a, with protein MFKTFIVLLTICAVNSVYCINCYQCSGTDSEDPFECNEVLDSNSQLKPINCEGIHNAQYCIKHVGRFEGGIGTKRYCSSLDLGNYCNYVQQPGDKLEYRTCIYTCSSDGCNA; from the exons atgtttaaaacatttatagtgTTATTAACAATTTGTGCTGTTAATTCTG TTTATTGTATAAACTGCTACCAATGTTCTGGGACCGATTCGGAAGACCCATTTGAATGTAATGAAGTTTTAGATAGCAACAGCCAGTTGAAGCCAATAAACTGTGAAGGCATACATAATGCCCAATACTGTATCAAACATGTTGGAAGATTTGAAg gtGGTATAGGCACAAAGAGGTATTGTTCGTCATTAGATTTaggaaattattgtaattatgttCAACAGCCAGGGGACAAATTAGAATATAGGACTTGTATTTATACATGTAGTTCCGACGGGTGTAATGCTTAA